The Clostridioides sp. ES-S-0010-02 genome window below encodes:
- a CDS encoding SrtB-anchored collagen-binding adhesin: MKKGNKKALLISLIMILSMIVTTIYPSVSYASELEGSGSIQSNSNNLPTGDGKQEENKKPEQTPEGDKQEENKKPEQTPEGDKQEENKKPEETPEGDKQEENKKPEQTPEGDKQEENKKPEQTPEGDKQEENKKPEQTPEGEKPEENKKPEQTSIEDENLLKTLEEELNEDNEDHGFIVKINNDAIETESMKKITFNLTYTPTSKGIKAGDSITFKVPDVFNKVNLDYTSECFDKTESNGEYTLTFRELPNGQSVMQGKIGLEAYVNKVNEETSAKIHIETTGKIESGNGDVDIEIKPGDKEDIEEAKGTLKKLVEGRESTTVFMPVKNKDVNYTIQVNEKEEELKDITLYDELPEGMTLIKDSVSIVASNGKEVSDFNIEQGENSISVTFGDIDKAYTVKYKARISDENAKHGNKYKNIARLESAGNKVQEDDAIVSIFDRGNDYLLTKGHSGATNITQVGQVINYQISINDDKSPVSNVVITDNIPEGMRLTTAGEAGHDFRVVEVPMNGGWTPWSKEKIANNISYKTEEKRNESGQVEKVITGFTINLSEEEVESKFFIAYTLKVISIEDSYTNRAVLDANNSQVDKRDEISFKKNSGLISAKKEVDKKVLDGNDNQIVKYKINMSTYGVYDAGQVNILDEVNPTLKISNIKYSDNLELKKEAEDGKNTIRLVNKYEFKQIKEGEPVQGWVTFDADFTDVKVGETIQNVAQINGSSPPGVETTKQGYAFEAKKVDSSDKSALEGAKFNLENTFGIVVVKDLVSNEDGIIESSVKNPGTYYLVETMAPSGYEKLKGKIKVEIDRKNIGKIVDIGNIENVKQENIPVNPSVPPGTDEPTVNPPVPPSTDKPSKPSRPSDTEEATINPPIPQSENVVNPPIPEVVNPPIPPSEDVIEKPVKQIVPIPEVVNPPVPQEKNNTVKDNTVVNPPVPPKTGDSTTITVEILLGLGAIVGLIILRRKKNIN; encoded by the coding sequence ATGAAGAAAGGAAATAAAAAGGCATTATTAATCAGTTTAATTATGATTTTAAGTATGATAGTTACTACAATATATCCATCTGTATCTTATGCATCAGAATTAGAAGGCAGTGGGTCTATACAAAGCAATTCAAATAATTTACCAACTGGAGATGGAAAACAAGAAGAAAATAAGAAACCAGAACAGACTCCAGAGGGAGATAAGCAAGAAGAAAATAAGAAACCAGAACAGACTCCAGAAGGGGATAAACAAGAAGAAAATAAGAAGCCAGAGGAAACTCCAGAAGGAGATAAGCAAGAAGAAAATAAGAAGCCAGAGCAAACTCCAGAAGGGGATAAACAAGAGGAAAATAAGAAGCCAGAACAGACTCCAGAAGGAGATAAGCAAGAAGAAAATAAGAAGCCAGAGCAAACTCCAGAAGGAGAGAAACCAGAAGAAAACAAGAAACCAGAACAAACTTCGATAGAGGATGAAAATTTACTTAAGACTTTAGAAGAAGAACTTAATGAAGATAATGAAGACCACGGATTTATCGTAAAAATTAATAATGATGCAATAGAAACAGAGTCAATGAAAAAAATTACATTTAATTTAACTTATACTCCAACATCAAAAGGGATAAAAGCAGGTGACTCAATAACTTTTAAGGTTCCAGATGTATTTAATAAAGTTAATTTAGATTATACAAGTGAATGTTTTGATAAAACAGAGAGTAATGGAGAGTATACGCTTACATTTAGAGAATTACCTAATGGTCAAAGTGTAATGCAAGGAAAAATTGGATTAGAAGCATATGTGAATAAAGTTAATGAAGAAACAAGTGCCAAAATTCATATTGAAACTACTGGAAAGATAGAAAGTGGAAATGGAGATGTGGATATAGAAATAAAACCTGGCGATAAAGAAGACATTGAAGAAGCTAAAGGAACACTTAAGAAGCTTGTTGAAGGAAGAGAGTCAACTACTGTATTTATGCCAGTTAAAAATAAAGATGTAAATTATACTATACAAGTAAATGAAAAAGAAGAAGAATTAAAAGATATTACTTTATATGACGAACTCCCTGAAGGAATGACATTAATAAAAGATTCTGTAAGTATAGTAGCAAGCAATGGAAAAGAAGTAAGTGATTTTAATATTGAACAAGGTGAAAATTCTATTTCAGTTACTTTTGGAGATATAGATAAAGCGTATACTGTTAAGTATAAGGCTAGAATTAGTGATGAAAATGCAAAACATGGTAACAAATATAAGAATATAGCTAGATTAGAATCTGCAGGTAATAAAGTTCAAGAAGATGATGCTATTGTAAGTATATTTGATAGAGGAAATGATTATCTTTTGACTAAGGGGCATTCAGGAGCAACAAATATTACTCAAGTAGGTCAAGTAATCAACTATCAGATTTCAATAAATGATGATAAATCACCAGTAAGTAATGTGGTTATAACAGATAATATACCAGAAGGTATGAGATTAACTACTGCTGGAGAAGCTGGGCATGATTTTAGAGTTGTAGAAGTTCCAATGAATGGTGGCTGGACTCCTTGGAGTAAAGAAAAAATTGCAAATAATATTTCATATAAAACAGAAGAAAAAAGAAATGAAAGTGGGCAAGTAGAAAAAGTTATAACTGGATTTACAATTAATCTTAGTGAAGAAGAAGTAGAATCAAAGTTCTTTATAGCATATACATTAAAAGTTATTAGTATTGAAGATAGTTATACAAATAGAGCTGTTCTTGATGCGAATAATAGTCAAGTAGATAAAAGAGATGAGATAAGTTTTAAGAAGAACTCTGGATTAATAAGTGCCAAAAAAGAGGTTGATAAAAAGGTATTAGATGGAAATGATAACCAAATAGTTAAGTATAAAATAAACATGTCAACTTATGGTGTTTATGATGCAGGGCAAGTAAATATTTTAGATGAAGTAAATCCAACATTAAAAATATCTAATATAAAATACTCTGATAATCTTGAACTTAAAAAAGAAGCTGAAGATGGAAAAAATACTATAAGATTAGTAAATAAATATGAATTTAAGCAAATAAAAGAAGGTGAACCTGTACAAGGTTGGGTTACATTTGATGCAGATTTTACAGATGTAAAAGTAGGGGAGACTATACAAAATGTAGCTCAGATTAATGGTTCAAGTCCTCCTGGTGTAGAAACTACTAAACAAGGATATGCTTTTGAAGCTAAGAAGGTAGATAGTTCAGATAAAAGTGCTCTTGAAGGTGCAAAATTTAATTTGGAAAATACCTTTGGAATAGTAGTAGTTAAGGATTTAGTTAGTAATGAAGATGGTATAATTGAATCTAGTGTCAAAAATCCAGGAACATATTATTTAGTGGAGACAATGGCTCCAAGTGGATATGAAAAATTAAAGGGTAAAATAAAGGTGGAAATTGATAGAAAAAATATTGGTAAAATTGTTGATATTGGGAATATAGAAAATGTAAAACAAGAAAATATTCCAGTAAATCCATCAGTACCACCAGGTACAGATGAACCAACAGTGAATCCACCAGTGCCACCAAGTACAGATAAGCCAAGTAAACCATCAAGACCATCTGATACAGAGGAAGCAACAATAAATCCACCAATACCACAATCAGAAAACGTGGTAAATCCTCCTATACCAGAGGTAGTAAATCCACCAATACCACCATCAGAAGATGTAATAGAAAAGCCTGTTAAACAAATTGTTCCAATACCAGAAGTAGTAAACCCACCAGTGCCACAGGAAAAGAATAATACAGTAAAAGATAATACTGTAGTAAATCCACCAGTGCCACCAAAGACAGGTGATAGTACTACAATTACTGTAGAAATACTTTTAGGATTAGGAGCTATTGTAGGACTTATTATATTGAGAAGAAAGAAAAACATCAATTAG
- a CDS encoding DNA-binding response regulator, translating to MKYEKAQNILPEEILELIQEYTDGSYLYIPRKSENKKAWGENSGSRNILKERNREILDKYNKGISVKELTKDYYLTEHSIRRIIREEKSD from the coding sequence ATGAAGTATGAAAAAGCACAAAATATATTGCCAGAAGAGATACTTGAATTAATTCAAGAATATACAGATGGTAGTTATTTATATATACCACGAAAGTCTGAAAATAAAAAAGCTTGGGGCGAAAATAGTGGTTCAAGAAATATCTTGAAAGAAAGAAATAGGGAAATACTTGATAAGTACAATAAAGGTATTTCTGTTAAAGAACTTACAAAAGACTACTATTTAACGGAGCATAGTATAAGACGAATAATCAGAGAAGAAAAAAGTGATTGA
- a CDS encoding cation transporter → MFSKILVKTFIKDSENVQDKVVRNKYGYVAGIVGIISNLVLFIVKVSIGILTSSIAIMADAFNNLSDMASSAITMIGFKLASKPADKEHPFGHGRIEYLSALIVAFMVMLVGLQFVKSSIERITNPVPIKFELVPLILLIASIMVKIWLSRFNKFMGNKINSSALKAVSLDALGDVFTSSCVVISFILARFTDLPIDGYVGIVVSLVILYAGFSLVKDTINPLLGEAPDEEMVKSILELLLSYEHIIGTHDLIIHNYGVGRCIASIHAEIPANIDIMEIHEIIDTAEREISEKLDIYLVIHMDPICLDDEEVISSKRELEEILKKNSLIKSMHDFRIVGKGSKKNLVFDIVVNPSEFSKGMSEEDLKADITKLVKEMNPDYNCVIVVDKDFI, encoded by the coding sequence ATGTTCTCAAAAATCCTAGTCAAAACATTTATCAAAGATAGTGAGAATGTTCAAGATAAAGTTGTTAGAAATAAGTATGGTTATGTAGCAGGAATAGTAGGCATAATATCTAATCTAGTTTTATTTATAGTAAAGGTTTCTATAGGTATACTTACATCAAGTATAGCTATAATGGCTGATGCGTTTAATAATCTTTCTGATATGGCATCTTCAGCAATAACTATGATAGGGTTTAAACTAGCAAGTAAACCAGCTGACAAAGAACATCCTTTTGGGCATGGTAGAATAGAATATCTATCAGCATTAATAGTAGCTTTTATGGTTATGTTGGTTGGACTTCAATTTGTGAAATCGTCTATAGAAAGAATAACAAATCCAGTTCCTATAAAGTTTGAATTAGTACCACTGATACTTTTAATTGCATCTATAATGGTTAAAATATGGTTGAGTCGCTTTAATAAATTTATGGGAAATAAAATTAATTCATCAGCATTAAAAGCAGTGTCATTGGATGCTTTGGGAGATGTATTTACATCAAGTTGTGTAGTTATATCTTTTATTTTGGCTAGATTTACTGATTTACCTATAGATGGATATGTAGGTATTGTAGTATCATTAGTAATACTTTATGCAGGATTTTCTCTTGTAAAAGATACTATAAATCCTCTTCTTGGGGAAGCTCCAGATGAAGAAATGGTCAAATCTATTTTAGAATTATTATTATCTTATGAACATATAATAGGTACACATGATTTAATAATCCATAATTATGGAGTTGGAAGATGCATTGCATCTATACATGCAGAAATTCCAGCGAATATAGATATAATGGAAATTCATGAAATTATAGATACTGCTGAGAGAGAAATATCTGAAAAGTTGGATATATATTTGGTAATTCATATGGACCCTATATGCCTTGATGATGAAGAGGTTATATCATCAAAAAGAGAACTTGAAGAAATACTTAAGAAAAACAGCCTTATAAAATCTATGCATGATTTTAGGATAGTTGGAAAAGGAAGTAAGAAGAATTTAGTCTTTGATATAGTAGTTAATCCTTCTGAATTTTCTAAAGGTATGTCAGAAGAAGATCTAAAAGCAGATATAACAAAACTAGTTAAGGAGATGAATCCTGATTATAATTGTGTAATTGTTGTAGACAAGGATTTTATTTAA
- a CDS encoding pyridoxal phosphate-dependent aminotransferase: MISNKMQTLVANSSVIRAMFEEGKKLSDIYGEENVFDFSIGNPSVEPPETIKAVISDILNEESPNLVHGYMNNSGYEDVRDAIASHINKKNGLNLTKDNLIMTCGAAGGLNIILKTLLNPDDEVIAFAPYFGEYKNYTENYDGKLIEVPTNIETFEPDLYALKNAITPKTRALIINTPNNPTGVIYSEELLKNLGELLDTKQKEFNTNIYLISDEPYREIIYDDAKVPCILKYYKNSFIGYSYSKSLSLPGERIGYIVANGEMDDFDDVMSSLNVANRILGFVNAPSLFQRVIARSLDAEVDVNIYKKNFDLLYNSLIEMGFSCVKPSGTFYLFPKAPIEDDKKFCADAKQFNLLLVPGSSFGCPGHFRVSYCVSYDKVKSSLPAFEKLSKLYNLK, translated from the coding sequence ATGATATCTAATAAAATGCAAACTTTAGTTGCAAACAGCTCTGTTATAAGAGCCATGTTTGAAGAGGGAAAAAAACTTTCCGATATCTACGGAGAAGAAAATGTTTTTGATTTTAGTATAGGAAATCCAAGTGTTGAGCCTCCAGAAACTATTAAAGCAGTTATAAGCGATATTTTAAATGAAGAATCTCCAAATCTAGTTCATGGATATATGAACAACTCAGGATATGAAGATGTAAGAGATGCTATTGCCAGCCACATAAATAAAAAAAATGGATTAAACCTTACAAAAGATAACTTAATTATGACTTGTGGGGCTGCTGGTGGTCTAAATATCATTTTAAAAACTCTTTTAAATCCTGACGATGAAGTTATTGCTTTTGCACCATATTTTGGTGAATATAAAAATTATACAGAAAACTATGATGGAAAACTAATCGAAGTCCCTACAAACATAGAAACTTTTGAACCAGATTTATATGCTCTAAAAAATGCTATTACTCCAAAGACAAGAGCTCTAATAATAAACACTCCAAACAATCCTACTGGTGTTATTTATTCTGAAGAATTGCTAAAAAACCTTGGAGAATTACTAGATACAAAACAAAAAGAATTTAATACAAATATATATTTAATTTCTGATGAACCATATAGAGAAATAATTTATGATGATGCTAAAGTTCCTTGTATATTAAAATACTATAAAAATTCATTTATAGGATACTCTTATAGTAAATCATTGTCTCTACCTGGTGAACGTATAGGATATATTGTGGCTAATGGAGAAATGGATGATTTTGATGATGTTATGTCTTCATTAAATGTTGCAAATAGAATACTTGGATTTGTAAATGCTCCTTCTCTTTTCCAAAGAGTTATTGCAAGAAGCTTAGATGCAGAAGTTGATGTAAATATTTACAAAAAGAACTTTGACCTTTTATATAATAGCTTAATAGAAATGGGATTTTCTTGTGTTAAACCTAGTGGTACATTCTATTTATTCCCAAAAGCTCCAATTGAAGATGATAAAAAATTCTGTGCTGATGCTAAACAATTTAATTTACTATTGGTTCCAGGTTCTTCTTTTGGTTGCCCAGGACACTTTAGAGTATCATACTGTGTATCTTACGATAAAGTTAAGAGTTCTCTACCAGCATTTGAAAAATTATCTAAATTGTACAATTTAAAATAA
- a CDS encoding ABC-F family ATP-binding cassette domain-containing protein, which yields MSILNVNNISYGFGDRTLFKDISFRLLRGEHVGLVGKNGEGKSTFMNIITGQLIPDSGDIQWSSKVRVGYMDQHTKLEKGNTIKDILRESFKELFYMESEMNSIYSKMGEMNEHEINKSLEKVANIQEFLNNNEFYNIDSKIDSIALGLGFRHIGLDRDVSELSGGQRTKVLLGKLLLDEPDILLLDEPTNYLDEEHIEWLRKYLQNYENAFILISHDLEFLNSVVNVVCHLENMTLTRYIGNYENFQKMYKENKRNLRIAQEKQIREISKLEEYIAKNKVRASTSKMAKSRQKKLDKIERISISKEKVRPHFDFKISKKSGKMIFEAKNLVIGYETALSKPINLIMERGEKIALIGANGIGKSTLLKSLIGINKPISGSIEVGEEQNVGYFEQEVKEISDKKLIDEVWYEFPTYTRYEIRKMLSRCGLTNQHIESKLSILSGGEQAKVRLCKLINNPSNILILDEPTNHLDSEAKEELKKALISYEGSIILVCHEPEFYNDIVNKIWDCEKWAINYLI from the coding sequence ATGAGTATTTTAAATGTAAATAATATAAGTTATGGATTTGGAGATAGAACATTATTTAAAGACATATCTTTTAGATTGTTAAGAGGAGAGCATGTAGGTCTTGTTGGAAAAAATGGCGAGGGAAAATCTACATTTATGAATATAATAACAGGTCAGCTAATTCCAGATAGTGGTGATATACAATGGAGTAGTAAAGTAAGAGTTGGATATATGGATCAACACACTAAACTAGAAAAAGGTAATACAATAAAAGATATTTTAAGAGAATCTTTTAAGGAACTTTTTTATATGGAAAGTGAAATGAATAGCATATACAGTAAAATGGGAGAAATGAATGAACATGAGATAAATAAGTCTCTTGAAAAAGTTGCAAATATACAAGAATTTTTAAATAACAATGAATTTTACAATATTGATTCAAAGATAGATTCAATTGCCCTAGGTCTTGGGTTTAGACATATTGGACTTGATAGAGATGTTTCAGAATTGAGTGGAGGTCAAAGAACAAAGGTATTATTAGGCAAATTATTATTAGATGAACCAGATATATTGCTTTTAGATGAACCTACAAACTATTTGGATGAAGAACATATAGAATGGTTAAGAAAATATCTTCAAAATTATGAAAATGCATTCATATTGATATCACATGATTTGGAGTTTTTAAATAGTGTTGTGAATGTGGTGTGTCATCTTGAAAATATGACATTGACAAGATATATTGGTAATTATGAAAATTTTCAAAAGATGTATAAAGAAAACAAGAGAAATTTAAGAATAGCTCAAGAAAAACAAATTAGAGAAATATCAAAGCTAGAAGAATATATTGCAAAAAATAAAGTTAGAGCATCAACCAGTAAGATGGCAAAATCAAGACAGAAAAAATTAGATAAAATAGAAAGAATAAGTATATCAAAGGAAAAAGTAAGACCTCACTTTGACTTTAAAATATCCAAAAAATCTGGGAAAATGATATTTGAAGCTAAGAACTTAGTTATAGGATATGAAACAGCATTAAGTAAACCTATAAATTTAATTATGGAAAGAGGAGAAAAGATAGCTTTAATAGGTGCAAATGGTATAGGAAAATCAACCTTATTAAAAAGCTTGATTGGAATAAATAAACCAATAAGTGGAAGTATTGAAGTAGGAGAAGAACAAAATGTTGGATATTTTGAACAGGAAGTTAAAGAAATAAGTGATAAAAAACTTATTGATGAGGTGTGGTATGAATTTCCAACATACACAAGATATGAAATAAGAAAAATGCTATCAAGATGTGGTTTGACTAATCAACATATAGAAAGCAAGCTTTCTATATTAAGTGGTGGAGAACAAGCTAAAGTAAGGTTATGTAAACTTATAAATAATCCTAGTAATATATTAATACTAGATGAGCCAACAAACCACTTAGATTCTGAAGCAAAGGAAGAACTAAAAAAAGCTTTAATATCATATGAAGGCAGTATAATTTTAGTCTGCCATGAGCCAGAGTTTTATAATGATATAGTTAATAAAATTTGGGATTGTGAGAAGTGGGCAATTAATTATTTAATATGA
- a CDS encoding EamA family transporter translates to MKKGYVYIILTTLFFSSMEISLKTVTNDFNPIQITLSRFFVGGLVLLPFAIKRLKSLSLSITKSDLKYFAFLGFMCVVVSMSLYQLAVLNTKASVVAVLFSCNPVFVMLLAYLILKEKIYRHNIISLILEVIGIIVIINPLHTKLTFSGIFLTLSSAIIFSMYTVFGKRKTLKFGGIVVTCFSFIFGSLEMLVLVLLTKINFISNILNKKGLHVFANIPIFSGYTLHNIPTMIYVFVFVTGVGYALYFMAMEATSTSLTSLVFFFKPVISPILALLILKEFIPINMIIGILLIVIGSIVSIIPTIITQSHNKHIESLYKSQ, encoded by the coding sequence TTGAAAAAAGGTTATGTTTATATAATACTAACTACCCTATTTTTTAGTTCAATGGAAATTAGTCTAAAGACAGTTACTAATGACTTTAATCCCATACAAATAACCTTATCAAGATTTTTTGTTGGTGGCTTAGTCTTATTACCTTTTGCTATAAAAAGATTAAAATCCCTTAGTCTTTCTATTACAAAATCAGATTTAAAATACTTTGCTTTTTTAGGTTTTATGTGTGTTGTAGTAAGTATGTCATTGTACCAGTTAGCTGTACTAAACACAAAAGCATCTGTAGTTGCTGTCTTATTTAGTTGTAACCCAGTATTTGTTATGCTTCTAGCTTATTTGATTCTAAAGGAAAAAATCTATAGGCACAATATAATTTCACTTATATTAGAAGTCATTGGAATTATAGTTATTATAAATCCACTGCACACAAAATTAACTTTTAGTGGTATATTCTTAACACTATCTTCTGCCATTATTTTTTCAATGTACACTGTTTTTGGTAAAAGAAAAACGTTAAAATTTGGTGGAATAGTTGTGACTTGTTTCAGCTTTATATTTGGTAGTTTAGAAATGCTTGTATTGGTTCTACTTACTAAGATTAATTTTATATCAAATATATTAAATAAAAAAGGACTACATGTATTTGCAAATATACCTATTTTTAGTGGTTATACCTTACACAACATACCTACTATGATTTACGTATTTGTATTTGTTACAGGTGTTGGTTATGCACTTTATTTTATGGCAATGGAAGCTACATCTACTAGCCTTACATCTTTAGTATTTTTCTTTAAGCCAGTAATATCTCCAATACTGGCATTACTAATTCTTAAAGAATTTATTCCTATTAATATGATTATAGGAATTCTATTGATAGTGATTGGTTCAATAGTTTCTATTATACCTACAATAATAACTCAATCTCATAATAAACATATTGAGTCATTATATAAAAGTCAGTAA
- a CDS encoding flavodoxin, protein MKSLILYSSLTGNTKKIAQSIYDAMQGEKEIKNISEVTDNNVDYEKYDIIFLGYWVDKGICDKNSKLVFENIHNKKLALFGTMGANTKGNYGINIMDKVKDVFSKDNEIVGSFICQGKIAEGLKVKYEEMLKLHPENEHIREQLKGHEESQSHPDEQDVSEAVRFTKDIMAKVSDM, encoded by the coding sequence ATGAAAAGTTTAATTTTATATTCAAGTTTAACTGGAAATACTAAAAAAATTGCTCAATCTATATATGATGCAATGCAAGGCGAAAAAGAAATTAAAAATATCAGTGAAGTAACTGATAATAATGTTGACTATGAAAAATATGATATAATATTCTTGGGATATTGGGTAGATAAGGGTATTTGTGATAAAAATTCAAAACTAGTCTTTGAAAATATTCACAACAAAAAGCTAGCTTTATTTGGAACAATGGGAGCAAATACAAAGGGTAACTATGGAATTAACATTATGGACAAAGTGAAAGATGTCTTTTCGAAAGATAATGAAATAGTTGGGTCATTTATATGCCAAGGAAAGATTGCAGAAGGTTTAAAGGTAAAATATGAAGAAATGCTAAAGCTTCATCCTGAAAATGAACATATTCGTGAGCAATTAAAAGGTCATGAAGAGTCTCAAAGTCATCCAGATGAGCAAGATGTATCCGAAGCTGTTAGATTTACAAAAGATATAATGGCTAAAGTTAGTGATATGTAA
- a CDS encoding MarR family transcriptional regulator: MDFKNLQNESLSYIICYLQRNFKLYCEKCLKPYKLTNGLYFYLIYINKNRNCSLNDISTEFEVDKAHTTRTISRLEQDGYIEKIQNPNDSRAFQLRVTDKGEEVLGDIKNIFSKWDSNIKKEFLDEEYKELVKKLHTVKDIKATVEEE; this comes from the coding sequence ATGGATTTTAAAAATTTACAGAATGAGAGTTTATCGTATATTATTTGTTATTTACAAAGGAACTTTAAACTTTATTGTGAAAAATGTCTAAAGCCATATAAGCTTACGAATGGTCTATATTTTTATTTAATTTATATCAATAAGAATAGGAATTGTTCTTTGAATGATATTTCGACGGAATTCGAGGTGGATAAAGCTCATACTACAAGAACTATCTCTAGATTAGAACAAGATGGTTACATAGAAAAGATTCAAAACCCTAATGATAGTAGAGCTTTTCAATTGAGAGTAACAGATAAGGGTGAAGAAGTACTGGGAGATATAAAAAACATATTTTCAAAGTGGGATAGTAATATAAAAAAAGAGTTTTTGGATGAAGAATACAAAGAATTAGTAAAGAAATTACATACAGTAAAAGATATAAAGGCAACAGTGGAGGAAGAATAG
- a CDS encoding NADH:flavin oxidoreductase has product MYSNLLKSIKIGNLELKNRVSFAPTSMGLNLEERINKLCKIAKSGVALITIGDVSVRPSFHKMALSLSNEDGIREYKKIVDAIHDSGAKVSAQIFCSDYDINLIRNTMKSGITSHDEIKKIMDDGVKDYVTNMTKEEIKNIIELFRVTALNAKKAGFDMIQIHGDRLIGSFSSSIYNSRTDEYGGSYDNRSRFASEIISSIRNNIKDVPIDYKLAIRQENPHYGNAGVLFSEVEHFVKKFESLGVNSFHVTLANHSKLEDTIPVNNHPYFKDEGCFLYLADEVKKHTNLPVCGVGKLSSPDFIESIISNNRVDMVAMSRQLLADSDWLQKVREVRVDDIKKCCYCNKKCADALQTHSQFGCILD; this is encoded by the coding sequence ATGTATAGCAACTTATTAAAGTCAATTAAAATTGGAAACTTAGAATTAAAAAATAGAGTATCTTTTGCACCTACAAGTATGGGTCTTAATCTGGAAGAACGAATTAACAAGCTTTGTAAAATTGCTAAATCAGGAGTAGCTTTAATTACTATAGGAGATGTATCAGTTAGACCTAGTTTTCATAAAATGGCTCTAAGCTTATCCAATGAAGATGGAATTAGAGAGTATAAAAAAATTGTAGATGCAATACATGATTCAGGGGCGAAAGTTTCAGCACAAATATTTTGTTCAGATTATGACATAAATTTAATCAGAAATACTATGAAATCGGGAATTACTTCACATGACGAAATAAAAAAAATTATGGATGATGGAGTAAAGGATTATGTAACAAATATGACAAAAGAAGAAATAAAAAATATTATAGAGTTGTTTAGAGTAACAGCATTGAATGCAAAAAAAGCAGGATTTGATATGATTCAAATTCATGGAGATAGACTTATAGGAAGCTTTTCATCCAGTATATACAACAGTAGAACTGATGAATATGGTGGAAGTTATGATAATAGAAGTAGATTTGCAAGTGAAATAATTAGTAGTATTCGTAATAATATAAAGGATGTTCCAATAGACTATAAACTTGCAATTAGACAAGAAAATCCTCATTATGGCAATGCAGGAGTTTTATTTTCTGAAGTAGAGCATTTTGTAAAAAAATTTGAATCACTTGGAGTAAATAGTTTTCATGTAACATTAGCAAATCATTCCAAATTAGAAGACACCATACCAGTTAATAATCATCCTTATTTTAAAGATGAAGGATGCTTTTTGTATTTAGCTGATGAAGTTAAAAAACACACAAACCTTCCAGTTTGTGGTGTTGGCAAGCTATCTAGTCCAGATTTCATAGAAAGTATTATATCAAATAACAGAGTAGATATGGTTGCTATGTCTAGACAACTATTGGCAGACAGTGATTGGTTGCAGAAAGTAAGAGAAGTAAGAGTAGATGATATCAAGAAGTGTTGCTACTGCAATAAAAAATGTGCAGATGCATTACAGACACATTCTCAATTTGGTTGTATATTAGATTAA